A window of Variovorax paradoxus genomic DNA:
CAAAGCTGTCAGGCAATGGATGGATCATTTTACCGAAGTCACCGAACCGGGTGCGGTACTCATCCACCTCGGTGTCGCTCCATCCGGCCCTCCGATAGAAGCGAACGCCATCGACTGGCGCTTCCCGCCCCGTATCGGCAAGCATCACCCGACAGCTCAAATACTCGTCTCGTGTCATCCAAAGCGCGCATTCGAAGCGACGTGTCAACCATCCCGCCATGCCCACATGATCCGGGTGCATGTGCGTCGCTATCACACGGGAGATGGGTCGGCCGGCTAGCGGCCCCTGCGGAGCGAGCAAGGCGAGCCACGCGTTCCTGACGTCCACGCTGCGAATGCCCGTGTCCACGACCGCCCAACCAGGACCGTCGCTCAATGCCCAGAGGTTGATGTGATCCAGGGAAAACGGCAGCGGCATGCGCAGCCACAGCACACCAGGCTTGATTTCCGTGGCTTGGCCAGGGAGTGGGAGATCCGAGAACGGATACGAGAGTGCCGGGGCTGCGTCGGTCATGATGCTTGATTTACATTCTGGCAGTGCTGCTCCTAATGGCGCAGAGCCATCACTCCTATGCAGTGCGAGCTCAGTTTTAGCTTAGGAAGCTTAGAAGTCAGCCTCAACGGTGGCAATGACGAATGACCTCGATAGGCTGATGGAAAACGTCTGCTTCCTGGCACAGCCTGTCGCTGCGCTGCCGTCGGTGCAACTGCCCCAACGGCGGCAAACAGTCTCTTGAGCGCACGAGAGCCTCGCTCGAGGTAGGCCAGGGCCCCGGCAGCTATGAAGGCACCGATCTTCTCGGTGGCCGGCTACAGCCTCGTGGCCGAGCCGGAATCCGTCGAATGCCTCTATGTAGGGTTCTACCTGCTGCGCGAGCGGGCACGGTAGGCTCCCGGCGCGCTGCCGGTCCAGACCTTGAAGGCGCGCTGGAAGGCGGTGCTGTCGGTGAAGCCCAGGTCGGCGGCGATGGCGACGAGCGAGGCTTCGCTGCTGGTCAGGCGCACGATCGCCATGTCGCGCCGCAACTGGTCCTTTAGCGCCTGGAAGGAAGTGCCCTCGGAGGCCAGGTGCCGTTGCAACGCGCTCACCGACAAGTGCAGGCGCTGCGCGGTGACGACCAGGTCGGGCCATTCCGGGCTGGCCCGCTGCAGCACCATGCGGACCCGCGCGCTGGCGCTGCGCTCGTTCAGGTAAGGCCCCACCACGTTGCCCGGCGTGGCGCGCAGGAAGGACTGCAGCGCGTCCCGATCGCGCCGCACCGGCTGTTTAAAGGCATCGGCGTCGAACCAGGCGGCCGTGCGCGGCTGCCCGAAGCACAGCGTGCCGGAAAAGATGCGCCCGTAGCTCATCGCATGGAGCGGCAGCGCAAAATTGAAGTCGAATCGCTGCGGCACCAGCCGGCCGCCGTGCAGCCACAGCAACAAGCGCCAGAACACGCGCAGCAGATGTGCATGAAGGAATTCGGCATGTGCGCCCGGGCCGCCGCGCATCTCCAGCGCGAAGCCCCCCAGCGCGCCCTCGGTCACGGGCACCAGCGTCACGTCGTCCTGCAGCAGGGCGAAGGATTCGCTCAGGCGACGCAGGGCGCATGACAACGAATGGGCAGTGAACGCGCTGCGCACCATTAGCGCGAAGCTGCCCGGGCGCATGGGTCGCTCATGTAGGTAGCCCAGGCACTCGTCGTTCAGGCTGTCCTTGACAGCGATAAATAGCGCGTTGAACTGCTCCACGGTTACGCGCGAATCCTTGAGCTCCAGCAGCGATTCGCTGATGCCGGCGCGCCCCAGCACGCCCTTCAGCCATTCTTGCGTGGCCAGCCCCTTGCCGCGCGCGCCGTCCAGCAGGCCATGCACGGCAAAGATAGGAGCGGTGAAGACGGGTTGCAGCATTGCGTGTGATCGAAGGAGCCAACGCCGGTCGCGCGGGCCAAAAGAAGTTATTTGTCAGTTGATTGAGGCAATCCGCTATCGCCCTCGCAGGGGCCAATTACTACGATTGTCGCATCCCCAAAAACACTTCGGCAGTGGCGCTGTGCGGAACGCCCGGTGCGGGGTCAGAAGCCAACATACAAGGAGACATGCCCATGCTGCCACAGCTGTATCGCCACGCCTGGATGGACCACGAGATCGACGCTTTTCGCGAGCAGGTGCGTCGCTACGTTGCCGCCGAATTCACTCCCCGGCTCGACGAATGGCGCCGCCAGGGCTACATCCCGCGCGAGGTCTGGCGTCCGTTCGGCGGGATGAGCTTTCTGCTGCCCGAGATGCCCGAGACCTATGGTGGTGCCGGCGCCAGCCTCGCCTACCAGCTGGTGGTGCAGGACGAACTGGCCAAGGCCGAGATGCCGGTCAATATCGCGGTGCACAC
This region includes:
- a CDS encoding AraC family transcriptional regulator produces the protein MLQPVFTAPIFAVHGLLDGARGKGLATQEWLKGVLGRAGISESLLELKDSRVTVEQFNALFIAVKDSLNDECLGYLHERPMRPGSFALMVRSAFTAHSLSCALRRLSESFALLQDDVTLVPVTEGALGGFALEMRGGPGAHAEFLHAHLLRVFWRLLLWLHGGRLVPQRFDFNFALPLHAMSYGRIFSGTLCFGQPRTAAWFDADAFKQPVRRDRDALQSFLRATPGNVVGPYLNERSASARVRMVLQRASPEWPDLVVTAQRLHLSVSALQRHLASEGTSFQALKDQLRRDMAIVRLTSSEASLVAIAADLGFTDSTAFQRAFKVWTGSAPGAYRARSRSR